In one Echinicola marina genomic region, the following are encoded:
- a CDS encoding helix-turn-helix domain-containing protein — protein MKNPSSAIDEQFVQEAVKIVLKNLGEFHFSVTQLSEKLHYSREHTHRKLKNYLGVSAGKFIRYIRLLQAYHYLVERKGMISEIAYQVGFNSPAYFSKCFKDSFGLAPGKIQSHLSISHFSQTNIYDFYKKDCIQVPLKNNKISFS, from the coding sequence ATGAAGAACCCATCAAGTGCAATAGATGAACAATTTGTCCAAGAGGCAGTCAAAATTGTTTTAAAAAACTTAGGCGAATTCCATTTTTCTGTAACCCAGCTTTCGGAAAAGCTTCACTATAGCCGAGAACATACACACCGTAAACTTAAAAACTATCTGGGTGTTTCTGCGGGAAAGTTTATCCGTTATATACGACTGCTCCAAGCTTACCATTACCTAGTAGAAAGAAAGGGAATGATCTCAGAGATAGCTTACCAAGTGGGCTTTAACAGCCCAGCATATTTCAGCAAATGCTTTAAGGATTCATTTGGCCTTGCACCAGGAAAAATCCAAAGCCATCTCTCCATCAGTCATTTCAGCCAAACCAATATATATGATTTCTATAAAAAGGATTGTATTCAGGTGCCCCTGAAAAACAACAAAATATCGTTCTCATAA